The proteins below are encoded in one region of Candidatus Neomarinimicrobiota bacterium:
- a CDS encoding Ig-like domain-containing protein: protein MSLAFAIMYLNGCASKGAISGGPEDKTPPEVVESIPAHLSLNVSADISVEIKFSERMNRSSVEKSIFISPLPEIEPEFKWKGYKKLRILFQQPLETERTYVINIGSSSSDMHKNKMEKSYSLAFSTGDRIDKGKITGKVYGKYKTDKTFIYAYQMNDSMDFEPDTLLPDYITQAGKTGEFELEYLAFDKYRLFAVEENGNNREYDLGKDRISVPVEGDVEISISDSSGSVSFFGFSIIDTLSPKALAVFPVDNKHLTFRTTEPLVLPGKNDSIWIVPIEGGEKKSALLVYPDVESRSKVHLHFEIMTGDAEYELYLGALKDSAGYKMDSSSVFRTFTASSVMDTIPPSLIKTVPGSGAKLVYPGDKIRLMFSEALTPESIASAVSIINSDSQAVDFSISSSFPNRWELSGTGGWDSNEKHTLKISLNNIEDIYGNTEIDSIRIIRFHTVNKDTLGIISGRAVNNSGNGSPIYVTAMPVNGKSRSQTSRAQEDGKFRLEDVLPGKYFLNAFRDKDGNGRHTPGLPVPYTRAEPFFQGTDTVFVRSRWETADHEVVLIGD from the coding sequence ATGTCCTTAGCATTTGCGATCATGTATTTAAACGGCTGCGCTTCGAAGGGAGCTATTTCGGGAGGACCGGAAGATAAGACCCCACCCGAAGTGGTCGAGTCGATCCCCGCTCATCTTTCGTTAAACGTAAGCGCGGATATCTCAGTCGAAATCAAATTCAGCGAAAGGATGAACCGAAGCAGTGTTGAGAAATCCATCTTCATTTCGCCTCTGCCGGAAATAGAGCCTGAATTCAAATGGAAGGGTTACAAAAAACTACGGATTCTTTTTCAGCAACCGCTTGAAACGGAAAGAACTTATGTAATCAACATCGGCAGCAGTTCCAGTGATATGCATAAAAACAAAATGGAAAAATCTTACTCGCTCGCATTTTCGACAGGTGACAGGATAGACAAAGGTAAGATAACCGGTAAGGTGTACGGGAAATATAAAACAGATAAAACGTTTATATATGCCTACCAAATGAACGACAGTATGGATTTTGAACCCGACACGCTTCTACCGGATTATATCACGCAGGCGGGAAAAACCGGAGAGTTCGAGTTAGAATATTTGGCTTTTGACAAATATAGATTATTTGCCGTCGAGGAAAATGGGAACAACAGGGAATATGACTTAGGTAAGGACAGAATCTCGGTGCCGGTCGAAGGCGACGTTGAAATCTCCATTTCCGACAGTTCCGGCTCAGTTTCGTTTTTCGGATTCAGCATAATTGATACGCTAAGTCCGAAAGCGCTGGCCGTATTTCCTGTGGACAACAAACATCTGACATTTCGCACAACCGAACCGCTCGTACTGCCCGGAAAAAACGATTCCATATGGATAGTACCGATAGAGGGGGGAGAAAAAAAATCGGCTCTTCTTGTTTACCCGGATGTCGAAAGCAGGAGTAAGGTACATTTACACTTTGAAATTATGACCGGAGACGCTGAGTATGAATTGTATTTGGGCGCCCTAAAAGACAGCGCCGGATACAAAATGGATTCATCGTCTGTTTTCAGAACCTTCACCGCATCGTCGGTTATGGACACGATTCCTCCCTCTCTCATAAAGACCGTTCCGGGCAGCGGAGCTAAATTGGTTTATCCCGGCGATAAGATAAGGCTGATGTTTAGTGAGGCGTTGACGCCTGAAAGTATCGCTTCTGCCGTAAGTATTATAAACTCCGACAGCCAGGCAGTGGATTTCAGCATAAGTTCCTCATTCCCGAACAGGTGGGAATTGAGTGGTACGGGAGGATGGGATTCAAACGAAAAACATACTCTGAAGATAAGCTTGAACAATATAGAAGATATTTATGGAAACACGGAGATTGACAGCATCCGGATAATTCGGTTTCATACCGTAAACAAAGACACATTAGGAATTATAAGCGGGAGAGCAGTGAATAACTCCGGCAACGGGAGTCCGATTTATGTGACTGCGATGCCGGTTAATGGAAAATCAAGGAGCCAAACGAGCCGCGCGCAGGAAGACGGAAAATTCCGTCTTGAAGACGTCCTTCCGGGCAAATATTTTCTCAACGCTTTTCGTGATAAAGACGGGAACGGCAGGCACACTCCGGGTTTGCCTGTGCCTTATACCCGCGCGGAACCGTTCTTTCAGGGTACGGACACCGTTTTTGTGAGGTCAAGATGGGAAACCGCGGATCATGAAGTGGTGCTCATAGGGGATTGA
- a CDS encoding carboxymuconolactone decarboxylase family protein produces MSWIKMISYDDSEGELRELFEPLQYEPGKIDHILQIHSLLPSTMASHHTYYRDIMFGRSSLSRKERELVATVVSITNECHY; encoded by the coding sequence ATGTCCTGGATAAAGATGATATCATACGATGATTCGGAGGGGGAATTGAGGGAGCTTTTCGAGCCGTTACAATACGAACCGGGCAAAATCGATCACATTCTCCAGATTCACAGCCTGTTACCATCTACAATGGCGTCACACCATACATATTACAGGGATATTATGTTCGGAAGGTCATCTCTCTCACGGAAAGAGCGCGAACTTGTTGCTACGGTCGTCTCGATAACGAACGAATGTCACTACTGA
- the dapF gene encoding diaminopimelate epimerase, which yields MGAEIKFVKMHGAENDFILFDEWEYPPPELNRDIIQRLCDRKAGIGADGVLILKNAPGFDFELRYLNSDGSEGSMCGNGAMCALKRAEQYTGKSEFNFLAADGKHRGWVAEDIVRVTVFANSKINKLNADGRDGFLVDTGSPHFVTDLLNGDAENLHAEGRKIRQSSAFKDGVNVDFIERKGEDVFVRTYERGVESETRSCGTGAVAVALTLMEGSNSSLPVKLRFPGGILTVDKSDRDGELILEGPTKKVFEGFLTI from the coding sequence ATGGGGGCTGAAATTAAATTTGTTAAGATGCACGGTGCGGAAAACGATTTTATTCTGTTCGACGAATGGGAATACCCGCCTCCTGAGCTTAATAGAGATATTATTCAGCGACTATGTGACAGAAAGGCGGGGATAGGCGCGGACGGAGTTCTGATCCTTAAAAATGCGCCCGGGTTCGATTTTGAACTGCGGTATCTGAATTCCGACGGATCGGAAGGGAGCATGTGCGGAAACGGCGCAATGTGTGCATTGAAAAGAGCCGAGCAATATACAGGAAAATCAGAGTTCAATTTTTTAGCCGCCGATGGCAAGCACAGAGGATGGGTGGCGGAGGATATAGTAAGAGTAACCGTATTTGCGAACTCTAAGATCAATAAACTCAACGCTGATGGGCGGGACGGTTTTCTTGTCGATACAGGGTCCCCACATTTTGTTACCGATCTTTTGAACGGTGACGCTGAAAATCTGCACGCCGAGGGAAGAAAAATTCGTCAGAGCAGCGCCTTTAAGGACGGAGTGAACGTTGATTTTATAGAACGAAAAGGAGAGGATGTTTTCGTCCGCACATACGAGAGAGGTGTTGAATCGGAAACAAGATCATGCGGAACGGGAGCTGTGGCTGTTGCGCTTACTTTAATGGAAGGATCGAACTCAAGTCTTCCTGTCAAACTCCGGTTTCCCGGTGGAATTCTTACAGTGGATAAAAGTGACAGGGATGGTGAATTGATACTTGAGGGTCCTACGAAGAAAGTCTTTGAAGGATTCCTGACGATTTGA
- a CDS encoding peroxidase, whose product MHHGEALRRLSRRDDIVTELKEKEIPDFLSEREKSIVGYALKLTRTPAEMEKKDVETLRKNGLDDESILNLALVTGYFAFVNRLADGLGIDIEEYWGDESHGDNS is encoded by the coding sequence ATGCATCACGGAGAGGCTCTCCGCAGGCTGTCCCGAAGGGACGATATTGTAACTGAATTAAAGGAGAAAGAGATCCCCGATTTTCTCAGTGAGAGGGAAAAATCGATTGTCGGGTATGCACTGAAGCTGACCAGAACACCTGCCGAAATGGAAAAAAAGGACGTGGAAACTCTGAGAAAAAATGGTCTCGACGACGAATCGATATTGAACCTTGCGCTCGTCACAGGCTATTTCGCATTCGTGAACAGGCTCGCAGACGGGCTGGGTATTGACATTGAAGAGTATTGGGGAGATGAATCTCATGGCGATAACAGTTAA